Below is a genomic region from Kribbella qitaiheensis.
AATACCACACGGTGCGGACAGGCGTAATGCCTTGCTGGCTGACCGTCAGCGTGCCAGGTGCCATCGCGCTGCTCGGCAGCGTGCCAGCCGTACGAGCAACGGGCTGTGGCGCCGTCGGTGCGCTCGGCTCACCCGCAACCTTCGGCGATCCGCCGCAGCCTGCCAGGAGCAAGGCTGCGGCGGACGCCACGAACAAGCGTGAAATCACTGGGCCCAGGTGATCATGGTGACCGTGTTACCGGTCTTGATCGTGCTGACGTGGGACGCCTTGGCCGCGGCCGCGTCCGTGTGGTTGTAGATCAGGGCGAGCTCGTCATAGTCGTGCTGGTTGGGGTGCTGGTTGGTGGACCAGTCGTTGGTGTAGTCCATGCAGGTGCCGAGATTGGGGTTGTTGAAGTCCTCGTCCTGGTGGTCCAGGCCGTAGGTGTGACCGACCTCCTGGCACATCACACCCTGCCGTTCCGCGGCTGGGCTGCCGGCCTCGTAGGTGTCGTTGAGCTTCACGCTGCCCTGGCTGATGTGGGTTCCGCCGGACAGGTTGATCGAGGCCAGGCCGGCCCAGCCGTTGTTACCGTAGGCGTAGTTGCACACGTGGACTTGTCCGCTGGTCATGGCGCAGCGGCGCCGGGTCCGGCTGCTTGCATCACCGGAGACGATCGCGCTTTCGACGTACGGGCTCTTGTTCCAGTCGGTCCGGGCGGTGCTCAGGTTGCCGGTCCAGTCCGAGGTGAGGCTGGATACGAGGGCCGGCGTGGCGGCGCCACCGGCGCGGGCCCAGTGGTAGCCACCCCACGAGTGGTTTGCCTGGGCAGGCAATGCGGCAGTGGCGGCTGTGACGGCGAGCGCTGCCGCGGCGGGGATGGTGAGGACGCGGAGGAGTTTCATTGGGCGGTTCTCCTTTGGACGGTCTCGCGACGGGCGGTGCGAGAGTGTCCAGGAAGTTACTACTAGGCAGCTTAGTAGACCAGACCGCAACGCAAAGGTTCTCCCTTGCGCGTCGGGCGAGGGGCAGCGACTCGCTCGAAATTGCACGCAGCGCGACCGAACCTTCGCCTGAGTTACTCTCCGACGCCGTCAGCGCCGGGCAAGCAGGAGGCGCCAGGATCGATCAGCACAAATCGGCAGTGACGACGATCAGCGCGGTGACGGTGGCTATCACGATCGGGGCGCCTGCAATGACCGTCACCAATCCCCCTGCAGCGCCGTACGAGACCGGGCTCATGCGGCCGTTGTCGACCGACAACCGCCGCAATCGGTTCTCAGCACTCTTTCCGCGGGCTGCCAAAGCCGCCGCCGGTGGTGTCTGGTCGACGAGCGCCAGCAACGCGCGGGCCAGCGTTGATGGGCTGTGCCTTCGGCAGGCACGATCGTCAGCAGCCATCTCGACCAAGTCACGTATTTGCTCATCGCCAAGACCGAAAAGAAGCGCCGTCGGGAATGCACGCACCAAACCATTGCTGATTCCAACGAGCAGGTGGTGGCGACCACGCAGATGGGCACGTTCATGAGCGAGAACGGCAGCAAGCTGGCTGGGCTCGAGGGCGGTCAGGGCAGCACTGGTGATCACCACGCGCCCGATCCGCCCGGGGAGGCAGTACACAGTCGCACTCGGGTGATCGACCACGAGCGCGCCTAGATCGCGGTCGTGACGCGCCAGCAGGCCAAGGAGCTCGAGTTGCCGGCGACGGTGCCGGCGGGTGAGCCGGGCTGCGGTGGCGACTCCCCAGACAGCCCGCCCTGCAACAATGCCGACGACAAGGGCCGCGGTGATGGTGATGACAACGTCGCCCGGACTCGCGAAAGCCGTTCGGAGATCACCGACACAAACGCGCAGCGGGCCACCGGCATCAGACCTCACCACGTGCAGCCTTGTGATGGCGCAGAGACCACCGATAACGACCGCCGTGAGCGTCGACCCCATGACCGAGAGCCAGGCGAAGAGGCCCAGCCATGGAGCGCGAGTTGGCCACGAAGAACGCTGCAGCATCGCGGGCCCGAGTGCGGGCCGTGGCGAAGGCGTAGCCGAACAAGGCGAGAGCAATGATCATGGCTGTTTCCTGGTCCTGCGGCCACTGTCGTTGTCGCCGAGGAGGTTCCGGAGGCGATCGACCTCGTCAGCCGGCATCTGCTCCACGAACCGCAACAGGGCGGCCGTCGGGTCGCCACTCGCAGACAGCGCTTCGCCCATCAACTCCGCGGAGTACTCCGCGCGGCTCCTCGTCGGCCAGTAGCGGTGCGCCCTGCCGTCCAGCTCGCGGTCGAGGAACCCTTTGCGGTACAGATTGTCCATGACTGTCATGACGGTCGTGTATGCCAGTGGCCGTACAGCCTGCAGGTCGTCGAGGACTGTCCTTACGGTAGCCGGCACACCGATCGCCCAAAGACGGTCCATCACAGCTGCTTCCAGATCACCGAATCCGCGCATCCGGCATTGTCTCCCGACCGGCCGCCGTTCGCGCTGCCATCCGGAAGCGTCGGTGCGGACGGACCCGGGAGACCTGCCACGGCCGGGACCGCGTCACGCTCGAATGTGTTCGACGTCCGCGGCCTCGCGGTTCACATCCGGCTGTCCCGGAGCACACCAGAATTCTCAGGGAGCCGCGCGGGCTATCGGATGCGCATGCCGGAGATGGCGCGCGAGATGACCAGGCGCTGGATTTCGCTGGTGCCTTCGAAGATTGTGTAGATTTTGGAGTCTCGGTGCATGCGCTCTACCGGGTATTCGCGGGTGTAACCGTTGCCGCCGAGGATTTGGATCGCGTCTTCCGTGGCCTTGACTGCTACCTCGCTGGCCTTGAGTTTGGCCATTGAGCCTTCGCCGTGGCGGTAGGCGGGAGTTTGGCCGCGCATCAGGGCGGCGGACATGAAGCCGGCCCGCCAGACCAGCAGGCGGGCGGCGTCGATCTCCGTCGCCATGTCGGCCAGTTTGAAGGCGATGCCCTGGTTGTCGATGATCGGGCGGCCGAACTGCTCGCGGCCCTTGGCGTATTCCAAAGCGAATTCGTACGCCGCGCGGGCGATGCCGATCGCCTGGGAGCCGACGATGTGCCGGGTCATTTCGAAGGTCGCCATCGAAGCGTTGCCGCGGGCCTTCTCGCCGTTGTTCTCGCGCGCCTTGGCCAGCCGGGCGTCGAGTTTCTCCTTGCCACCAAGGACATTCGCGGCGGGAATCCGGACATTGTCGAAGAAGACGTCCGCGGTGTGCGATGCCCGCAGCCCGTGCTTCTTCAGCTTGGTGCCCTGCTCCAGGCCCTTCACCTCGGACTTCGGTACGACGAATGCCGCCTGTCCCCTGCTGCCCAGCGACGGGTCGACGGTCGCCACGACGACGTGGATGTCTGCGATGCCGCCGTTGGTGGCCCACGCCTTCTGCCCGTTGATGACCCACTCGTCGGTCTTCTCGTCGTACGTCGCCTTGGTGCGGATCGCCGACACGTCGGAGCCGGCGCCCGGCTCGGAGGAACAGAAAGCAGCAACCTGTACGTCGTCGGGCGTGCCGTAGCAGCGCGGCAGCCACTGGCTCCACTGCTCAGGCGTGCCGTTGGAGAAGACAGCCGAGCTGGCCAGGCCCGTACCGACCAGCGACATGCCGATCCCGGCATCGCCCCAGAAGAGCTCCTCCTGGACCAGCGGCATCAGCAGACCGGACGGGTCGATGAACAGATTGATGCTGCCGTCCATGCTGTAGAGGCCGATCTTGGCAGCCTCCTGGATCACCGGCCACGGTGTCGCCTCGCGCTCGTCCCACTCGGAGGCCGCCGGGCGGATCACATTCGCGGCGAAGTCGTGCGCCCAGTCGCGGATCTCGACCTGCTCTTCGTTCAGATTCAGGTTGAAGGTCTGCCACTCCGGCTTCGACCGCTCGGCCGCGAGCTCGCCGGCCAGGACCATCACGTCGGCCGACAGCGGCTCGGCGGGCGGCGTACTGGTTGACTCGGTCATGGTCATCGATTCCTCCGGAGCGAGCTGCAGGGTGTCGTACGGGAGTGATGTTACCCACGAGTGTAACTACCGTTTGCACCGAGGGGTACCGCTGTGACTAAGATCGGTACATGAGCTCCGCGCTGCTGGCGATCGGGCGCCGCCGGACCACGGCGGAGCGTCGTCGCGACCGGGAGCGCGAGATCATCCAGGCCACCCGTGAGCTGTTCGACGAGCGCGGCACCATCGACGCCCAGATCGACGACATCGCCAAACGGGTCGGCATCAACAAGGCGCTGATCTACCGGCACTTCGCGGGCAAGGAAGAGCTGTTCGCGCTCACCTTGGTCGACTATCTCGGCGAGCTCGACAAGAGGCTGGCGGCCGTTGACGGGCCGAGGCGTGCCCCGCTCAATCGGCTGCGTGCGCTCAGCGAGGTCTTCGTGGACTTCTGCCTGGAGTATCCGGCCTTCGCCGACTGCGCGATGAGCTTGCTGAGGCGTACGGGCGAAGAGTTGTTCGGCGAGATCACCGAACCGGTGATGACAAAACTCGGTACTGCGATGGCGAGCGCGCTGGAGCGCATCTCAACCATCCTGAAGGCGGGTCAGCGAGCCGGGGTGTTCGCCGAAGCGGACACCGACTACCTGGCCAACCACCTTTACACGCAGACGCTCGGCGCGATGCACATGGCGCGAATGGGCCTCATCGTCTCGCAGGAGACACCCGGCCTGGGACATCCCGTCGTACACCAGGCAGATATCGCGACAGTCCGTACGACGGCGATCACCGCCACCCTCGCGACCGCGGTCGGCCTCGACGCCCTCACCTCGAAACCGACGAACTCGGCGAAACCGGCGAAACCCGCCAAGCAGAACAAGACTTCCGCCCGCGTAACCAGCACCCGGCGCTCCACTTCACGCAAAGCAGGAGAGAACCCGTGACCGAGACCCGCAAGGTGGCCGTTGTCGCCGGCAACCGAATCCCGTTCGCCCGGCAGGACAAGACCTACCGGCACGCCTCGAACTCCGACATGCTCACCGCCGCCCTCAACGGCCTGGTGGACCGCACCGGACTAGGCGGCCAGGAGCTCGGCGAGGTGGTCGCCGGCGCGGTGCTGAAGCACGCTCGCGACTGGAACCTGGTCCGCGAGGTCGTCCTCGGCTCCAAGCTCGCGCCCTCCACCCCGGCGTACGACATCCAGCAGGCCTGCGGCACCGGCCTGGAGGCCGCGATCCTGGTCGGCAACAAGATCGCCCTCGGCCAGATCGACGCAGGTATCGCCGGTGGCGTCGACACCGCGAGCGACGCGCCGATCGCGGTCAACGACCAACTGCGCAACGTCCTCCTCGACCTCAACCGCGCGAAGTCCTTCCAGGATCGCCTCAAGGTGCTCACCAGGGTCCGCCCGAAGGACGTAGTACCGGAGATTCCGCGCAACGCCGAGCCGCGGACCCGCAAGTCGATGGGTGACCACGCGGCCTTGACGGCGCTCGAGTGGGGCATCACCCGCGAGGCGCAGGACGAGCTCGCCTACCGGTCCCACCTCAACCTCGCCGCGGCGTACGACCGGGGATTCCAGCAGGACCTGATCACGCCGTACCTCGGGCTCGAGAAGGACCAGAACCTCCGCCCGGACACCACCCCCGAGAAGCTGGCGAAGCTCAAAACCGTTTACGGCAAGGGCGAAACGGCCACGATGACCGCCGGCAACTCCACTCCCCTGACCGACGGCGCCGCCGCGGTGCTGCTGTCCACGGACGAGTGGGCCGCCGAGCGCGGGCTCAAGCCGCTCGCCTACCTGACTCACTCCCAGACCGCGGCCGTGGATTACGTGAAGGGCGCCGAGGGCCTGCTGATGGCCCCCGCGTACGCCGTACCGCGAATGCTCGCGCGCGCCGGCCTCACCTTCTCCGACTTCGACTACTTCGAGATCCACGAGGCGTTCGCGTCGCAGGTGCTGGCTACCCTGAAGGCCTGGGAGGACCCGATCTTCTGCAAGGAACGCCTCGGCCTCGATGCGCCGCTGGGCGAGATCGACCGCGACAAGCTGAACGTCAACGGCAGCTCACTGGCGGCCGGGCACCCGTTCGCCGCGACCGGCGGGCGGATCGTCGCCGCGCTGGCCAAGCAGTTGCACGAGAACGGCGGTGGGCGCGGGCTGATCTCGATCTGCGCCGCCGGCGGGCAGGGCGTGGTCGCCATCCTGGAGGGGAACATCTGATGACCGATCGCTACCAGACTTTCACCCGGACGCCGCTCGGCAAGGCCCTGGTCAAGAACCTCGGCCTGCCGGACCCGGCGCCGCTGCCGCGCTGGGTCGATGGCTCGGCCGTGATCGACGGCCCGGTGGTCTTCGGCGCGTCCACTGAAACCGATGCGGGCAAGGCGATCCAGGCCCTGCTCCGCGACGTCGGCGCATCATTCAGTACTGCGGCCGAAGGCGTCGCCTCGAGCGAACTCCGCCCCAAGGCGCTGGTCTTCGACGCGACCGGCATCTCCTCGACAGCCGAGCTCACGAGCCTGCAGCGCTTCTTCTCCCCCGTCATCCGCCAGCTCGGTACTGCGGGTCGCGTGATCGTAGTCGGCCGGACGCCCGAGCTCGCCGCGACACCCGAGCAGCAGATCGCCCAGCGCGCGATCGAGGGGTTCACCCGGTCGCTCGGCAAGGAGGTGAAGCGCGGAGCCACGGTCAACCTGGTGTACGTCGCGCCTGACGCCCACGACCAGCTCGACTCGACCCTGCGCTTCTTCCTGTCGCCCAAGTCGGCGTACGTGAGTGGTCAGGTCGTCCGCGTCAGCTCCGGTCAGCTCGCCGGCAACGACCCAACCGCGCCGCTGTCGGGCAAGGTCGCTGTCGTCACCGGAGCTGCGAGAGGGATCGGCGCCGCGATCGCGGAGACCCTGGCCCGTGACGGGGCGAAGGTCATCGGCGTCGACGTACCGCAGAACGCGAACCACCTGCGCCGGGTGATGTCCTTGATCGGCCGCAGCGAACTGCTGCTCGACGTGACCGCGATCGACGCACCGCAACGGATCGCCGCGCAGGCACAGGAACACGGCGGTCTGGACATCGTCGTCCACAACGCCGGCATCACGCGCGACAAGCGCCTCGCGAACATGCGCACGGACGTCTGGGACGCGGTGCTCGACGTCAACCTGCGCGCGCCGGAGCGGATCACCGAGCATCTGCTGGAGGGCGCACTCAACGACGGCGCCTCGGTGATCGGCGTCTCGTCCATCGCCGGCATCGCGGGCAACAACGGCCAGACCAACTACGCGACCTCCAAGGCCGGCGTGATCGGCCTGGTCCAGGCGTTCGCTCCACGGCTGGCCGACCGGCAGATCCGGATCAACGCGGTCGCGCCCGGGTTCATCGAGACCGAGATGACCGCGCGGGTCCCGTTCACGATCCGCGAGGTCGGCCGCCGGCTCAACTCGCTGCAGCAGGGCGGTCTGCCGATCGACGTGGCCGAGACGATCGCGTGGTTCGCGGATCCGGCCTCCGCCGGTGTCACCGGCAACGTGGTCCGCGTCTGTGGCCAGAGCCTGCTCGGGGCCTGAGATGCCGACCCGCCGGTACGACAACTCGCCCGGACTCGGGTCGCTCTACGCCCGGACGGTGAAGGCGACGCTCCGCAAGGCGGAGTACGAGCCGGACACGGACGGGCTCACGCTCGAACTCCCGCGTGCCCTGGTCGACCAGGACCACCTCACGGCGTACAGGGAGGTGACGGGGTTCAGCGCCGGACCCGCGCTGCCGGTCACGTATCCGCACATCCTGGCGTTCCCGCTGCACCTGGACCTGATGTCCGACCCGTCGTTCCCGTACAAGCCGATGGGGATCGTGCACCTGGCCAACACGATCACCCAGCTGCGGCCGATCCCGATGCACGCCGAGCTGTCGATCAAAGTTCACAGCGGGCCGGAACGGCCGCATCCGAAGGGCACGGTCTTCGACATCCTGAGCGATGTCAGCGTCGACGGCGAAGTGGTCTGGAACGACACGACCACGCTGCTGAGCCGCTCCCCCGGTACGCCGTCCGCGCACGCCGATCTGCTGCCGGATCCGTGCTTGGAGGCCAG
It encodes:
- a CDS encoding MaoC family dehydratase, with the translated sequence MPTRRYDNSPGLGSLYARTVKATLRKAEYEPDTDGLTLELPRALVDQDHLTAYREVTGFSAGPALPVTYPHILAFPLHLDLMSDPSFPYKPMGIVHLANTITQLRPIPMHAELSIKVHSGPERPHPKGTVFDILSDVSVDGEVVWNDTTTLLSRSPGTPSAHADLLPDPCLEARAFWDLRANLGRRYAAASGDRNPIHLFKLSAQAFGFPRQIAHGMWAKAAALASIQRARALPDAFTVRVDFRKPLLLPSRVQFAHTITDAATDFAIYNDDTTITHLIGQLVAR
- a CDS encoding 3-oxoacyl-ACP reductase is translated as MTDRYQTFTRTPLGKALVKNLGLPDPAPLPRWVDGSAVIDGPVVFGASTETDAGKAIQALLRDVGASFSTAAEGVASSELRPKALVFDATGISSTAELTSLQRFFSPVIRQLGTAGRVIVVGRTPELAATPEQQIAQRAIEGFTRSLGKEVKRGATVNLVYVAPDAHDQLDSTLRFFLSPKSAYVSGQVVRVSSGQLAGNDPTAPLSGKVAVVTGAARGIGAAIAETLARDGAKVIGVDVPQNANHLRRVMSLIGRSELLLDVTAIDAPQRIAAQAQEHGGLDIVVHNAGITRDKRLANMRTDVWDAVLDVNLRAPERITEHLLEGALNDGASVIGVSSIAGIAGNNGQTNYATSKAGVIGLVQAFAPRLADRQIRINAVAPGFIETEMTARVPFTIREVGRRLNSLQQGGLPIDVAETIAWFADPASAGVTGNVVRVCGQSLLGA
- a CDS encoding BlaI/MecI/CopY family transcriptional regulator; this encodes MRGFGDLEAAVMDRLWAIGVPATVRTVLDDLQAVRPLAYTTVMTVMDNLYRKGFLDRELDGRAHRYWPTRSRAEYSAELMGEALSASGDPTAALLRFVEQMPADEVDRLRNLLGDNDSGRRTRKQP
- a CDS encoding acetyl-CoA C-acetyltransferase — its product is MTETRKVAVVAGNRIPFARQDKTYRHASNSDMLTAALNGLVDRTGLGGQELGEVVAGAVLKHARDWNLVREVVLGSKLAPSTPAYDIQQACGTGLEAAILVGNKIALGQIDAGIAGGVDTASDAPIAVNDQLRNVLLDLNRAKSFQDRLKVLTRVRPKDVVPEIPRNAEPRTRKSMGDHAALTALEWGITREAQDELAYRSHLNLAAAYDRGFQQDLITPYLGLEKDQNLRPDTTPEKLAKLKTVYGKGETATMTAGNSTPLTDGAAAVLLSTDEWAAERGLKPLAYLTHSQTAAVDYVKGAEGLLMAPAYAVPRMLARAGLTFSDFDYFEIHEAFASQVLATLKAWEDPIFCKERLGLDAPLGEIDRDKLNVNGSSLAAGHPFAATGGRIVAALAKQLHENGGGRGLISICAAGGQGVVAILEGNI
- a CDS encoding acyl-CoA dehydrogenase family protein; this encodes MTMTESTSTPPAEPLSADVMVLAGELAAERSKPEWQTFNLNLNEEQVEIRDWAHDFAANVIRPAASEWDEREATPWPVIQEAAKIGLYSMDGSINLFIDPSGLLMPLVQEELFWGDAGIGMSLVGTGLASSAVFSNGTPEQWSQWLPRCYGTPDDVQVAAFCSSEPGAGSDVSAIRTKATYDEKTDEWVINGQKAWATNGGIADIHVVVATVDPSLGSRGQAAFVVPKSEVKGLEQGTKLKKHGLRASHTADVFFDNVRIPAANVLGGKEKLDARLAKARENNGEKARGNASMATFEMTRHIVGSQAIGIARAAYEFALEYAKGREQFGRPIIDNQGIAFKLADMATEIDAARLLVWRAGFMSAALMRGQTPAYRHGEGSMAKLKASEVAVKATEDAIQILGGNGYTREYPVERMHRDSKIYTIFEGTSEIQRLVISRAISGMRIR
- a CDS encoding TetR/AcrR family transcriptional regulator — protein: MSSALLAIGRRRTTAERRRDREREIIQATRELFDERGTIDAQIDDIAKRVGINKALIYRHFAGKEELFALTLVDYLGELDKRLAAVDGPRRAPLNRLRALSEVFVDFCLEYPAFADCAMSLLRRTGEELFGEITEPVMTKLGTAMASALERISTILKAGQRAGVFAEADTDYLANHLYTQTLGAMHMARMGLIVSQETPGLGHPVVHQADIATVRTTAITATLATAVGLDALTSKPTNSAKPAKPAKQNKTSARVTSTRRSTSRKAGENP
- a CDS encoding M56 family metallopeptidase, translating into MGSTLTAVVIGGLCAITRLHVVRSDAGGPLRVCVGDLRTAFASPGDVVITITAALVVGIVAGRAVWGVATAARLTRRHRRRQLELLGLLARHDRDLGALVVDHPSATVYCLPGRIGRVVITSAALTALEPSQLAAVLAHERAHLRGRHHLLVGISNGLVRAFPTALLFGLGDEQIRDLVEMAADDRACRRHSPSTLARALLALVDQTPPAAALAARGKSAENRLRRLSVDNGRMSPVSYGAAGGLVTVIAGAPIVIATVTALIVVTADLC